A stretch of Gymnodinialimonas phycosphaerae DNA encodes these proteins:
- a CDS encoding dihydrodipicolinate reductase — protein sequence MPLRIASFSAPLLASLLAAAPAFADLARITDRAAFAGLVQGRELSRLGVSLRVALDGSITGRALGRDVTGTWTWEGGMFCRTLDAGDRLFARNCQVVSVDGNSIRFHADQGTGDIADFRIR from the coding sequence ATGCCCCTTCGCATCGCGTCTTTCTCCGCGCCCCTCCTCGCGTCGCTCCTCGCAGCGGCTCCCGCTTTTGCGGACCTTGCCCGGATCACCGATCGGGCCGCTTTCGCCGGCCTTGTCCAGGGCCGCGAACTCAGCCGCCTTGGTGTCAGCCTGCGCGTCGCCCTCGACGGGTCGATCACCGGCCGCGCTTTGGGGCGCGACGTCACGGGAACGTGGACGTGGGAAGGCGGCATGTTCTGCCGCACGCTTGACGCGGGCGATCGTCTGTTTGCCCGCAATTGCCAGGTGGTCAGTGTCGATGGCAACAGCATCCGTTTCCACGCCGATC
- the rbfA gene encoding 30S ribosome-binding factor RbfA: MARSKNQNGPSKSQRQLRVGELIRRTLSTVLARGEVHDPVLNAMSITVGEVRTSSDLKIATVYVMPLGGAGKEEAIEALKRNKFELRRLLGKDLTLKYLPDLRFVIDQTFDQMDATREMLSRAEVRRDVELVRDEDETGDEEGSA; encoded by the coding sequence ATGGCACGCAGTAAGAACCAGAACGGTCCAAGCAAGTCGCAGCGACAGCTTCGGGTCGGCGAATTGATCCGTCGCACGTTGTCGACGGTATTGGCGCGGGGCGAGGTCCATGACCCGGTCCTGAATGCGATGTCGATCACGGTAGGCGAGGTGCGCACCTCATCGGATCTGAAGATCGCAACGGTCTACGTGATGCCCCTGGGCGGCGCGGGCAAGGAAGAGGCGATCGAAGCGCTCAAGCGCAACAAGTTCGAGCTGCGTCGGCTTCTGGGCAAGGACCTGACGCTGAAATACCTGCCGGATTTGCGCTTCGTGATCGACCAGACGTTTGACCAGATGGATGCCACCCGCGAGATGCTGTCGCGCGCCGAAGTGCGCCGCGACGTGGAACTTGTCCGCGACGAAGACGAGACTGGGGATGAGGAGGGCTCTGCATGA
- the dapB gene encoding 4-hydroxy-tetrahydrodipicolinate reductase codes for MDTIGIAVMGASGRMGRMLIETVNASDRAHLVAVTERPGHDWVGSDLGEALGGAASGVPVVDDPLEAIVKAQAVIDFTSPEATVAHAKLTAQARAVHVIGTTGMSDADIAALDACARHACIVRAGNMSLGVNLLVRLTQQVAAALDEDFDIEVVEAHHRHKVDAPSGTALMLGEAAAHGRGVALADVKDSGRDGITGERRRGDIGFSAIRGGDVVGEHDVIFAADGERIVLRHLATDRAIFSRGALKAALWGQGRAPGHYSMMSVLGLA; via the coding sequence ATGGACACGATAGGCATAGCTGTGATGGGGGCGTCGGGCCGCATGGGCCGGATGTTGATCGAGACGGTAAACGCATCGGACCGTGCGCATCTGGTGGCTGTCACGGAACGCCCCGGTCACGATTGGGTAGGGTCTGACCTTGGCGAAGCCCTCGGCGGCGCGGCATCCGGCGTGCCCGTGGTGGATGACCCGCTGGAGGCGATCGTGAAGGCGCAAGCGGTGATCGATTTCACCTCGCCCGAGGCCACGGTCGCTCACGCGAAATTGACTGCGCAGGCCCGCGCGGTTCATGTGATCGGCACGACCGGCATGAGTGACGCGGACATCGCGGCGCTGGATGCCTGCGCCCGGCACGCCTGCATCGTAAGGGCGGGCAACATGAGCCTCGGCGTGAATTTGCTGGTGCGGCTGACGCAACAGGTCGCCGCCGCGCTGGACGAAGATTTCGATATCGAGGTGGTGGAAGCGCACCATCGCCACAAGGTCGATGCGCCGTCCGGGACGGCCCTCATGCTGGGGGAAGCTGCCGCCCATGGGCGCGGCGTGGCGTTGGCTGATGTGAAAGACAGCGGCCGCGACGGGATAACGGGGGAGCGTCGCCGCGGCGACATCGGCTTTTCGGCGATCCGGGGCGGAGACGTTGTGGGAGAGCACGACGTGATCTTCGCCGCCGATGGCGAGCGGATCGTCCTGCGGCACCTTGCGACAGACAGGGCGATTTTTTCACGCGGCGCGCTGAAGGCCGCGCTTTGGGGTCAAGGCCGGGCGCCGGGGCACTACTCGATGATGTCGGTCCTGGGGCTGGCTTGA